A stretch of the Takifugu flavidus isolate HTHZ2018 chromosome 1, ASM371156v2, whole genome shotgun sequence genome encodes the following:
- the brsk1a gene encoding serine/threonine-protein kinase BRSK2 isoform X3, which translates to MSKELSLSQSAQYVGPYRLEKTLGKGQTGLVKLGVHCITGQKVAIKIVNREKLSESVLMKVEREIAILKLIEHPHVLKLHDVYENNKYLYLVLEHVSGGELFDYLVKKGRLTPKEARKFFRQIISALDFCHSHSICHRDLKPENLLLDEKNNIRIADFGMASLQVGDSLLETSCGSPHYACPEVIRGEKYDGRRADVWSCGVILFALLVGALPFDHDNLRQLLEKVKSGVFHMPHFIPPDCQSLLKGMIEVNPEKRLTLEAIQKHAWYQGGRNEPCPEQPPPRRVCVRRILSLTELDPDVLDSMYSLGCFRDRVKLTRDLQCEEENQEKMIYYLLLDRKERYPSYEDEDLPPRNDVADPPRKRVDSPMLTRHGRCRPERKSLEVLSVTEQGSPTPPRRALDTAAHSQRSRSVSGASTGLSSSPLSSPRSYQSPVFTFSQSDVTSTTATTLTKEPKQGSTTTPRSTRAHEKPKAAPNPKTQTLPTKGPVERPHLQPIKSLPLHNPSSRSPSPSPLLSPIPRFFFPSSSVLKSVTKSLYPNSAHSVLQVTPQGSPLPTPLGTPVHHPHHLSSTPPSSSSSSSSSRAEGGGGVGSLSLTPPSSPGGGSGMAASSSAHWRTRLNSFKNNLLGSPRFHRRKLQVPTSEDMSSLTPESSPELAKKSWFGNFISLEKEEQIFMVIRDKPLSSVKADIVHAFLSSVGLSASSLSPHHTDPVAQSQRPLADQLPGRVQIFRRSFRLPEARQVPGGHCLLRGRERQGEDREGGQDGDRDLQRDFHPHIRSESQVQTSGGNDSSSTSQLS; encoded by the exons ATGAGTAAGGAACTGTCTCTAAGTCAGTCAGCTCAGTATGTTGGGCCCTACCGACTGGAGAAAACTCTGGGGAAGGGACAGACTG GACTGGTCAAGCTTGGGGTGCATTGCATTACAGGTCAGAAGGTAGCGATCAAAATAGTCAACAGAGAGAAGCTGTCGGAGTCGGTCCTGATGAAG GTTGAGAGGGAGATTGCCATTCTGAAACTGATCGAGCATCCGCATGTATTGAAGCTGCATGACGTTTACGAGAATAATAAATACCT GTACCTGGTGTTGGAGCATGTGTCAGGAGGAGAGCTGTTTGACTACCTGGTTAAGAAGGGCCGGCTGACTCCCAAAGAGGCCAGGAAGTTCTTTAGGCAGATCATCTCCGCTCTGGACTTCTGCCACAGTCATTCCATCTG ccacagagacCTGAAGCCAGAGAACCTGCTCCTGGATGAGAAGAACAACATTCGTATCGCTGACTTTGGTATGGCCTCTCTACAGGTGGGAGACAGTCTCCTAGAGACCAGCTGTGG aTCGCCACATTATGCGTGCCCTGAAGTTATACGA GGAGAGAAATATGATGGCCGGAGAGCAGACGTGTGGAGTTGTGGAGTCATCCTCTTTGCTCTCCTGGTG GGCGCTCTTCCTTTTGACCATGACAATTTGCGTCAGCTCCTGGAGAAGGTGAAGAGCGGGGTGTTTCACATGCCCCATTTTATCCCTCCGGACTGCCAGTCTCTGCTCAAGGGCATGATCGAGGTCAACCCCGAAAAGAGGCTCACG CTAGAGGCCATCCAGAAACACGCCTGGTATCA gGGTGGTCGTAATGAGCCGTGTCCTGAGCAGCCTCCTCccaggagagtgtgtgtgagacgaaTCTTGTCTCTGACTGAACTGGATCCAGATGTGTTGGACAGCATGTACTCACTGGGTTGTTTCAGAGACAGAGTCAAGCTCACGCGTGACTTGCAATGCGAAGA AGAAAATCAGGAGAAAATGATTTATTACCTACTGCTGGACAGGAAGGAGCGATACCCCAGCTATGAGGATGAGGACTTGCCTCCACGCAATGACGTAG cagaccCTCCCCGAAAGCGTGTCGACTCTCCTATGCTGACACGCCACGGTCGCTGTCGTCCGGAGAGAAAAAGCCTCGAAGTTCTGAGTGTTACTGAACAGGGGTCTCCTACTCCACCCCGCAGGGCCCTGGACACGGCTGCACACAGCCAGAG GTCTCGCTCAGTCAGTGGAGCATCAACTggcctctcctccagcccccTCAGCAGTCCCAGG TCCTATCAGAGCCCCGTGTTCaccttcagccaatcagatgtCACCTCTACCACCGCCACCACACTCACCAAGGAGCCCAAACAAGGGAGCACCACCACACCGCGCTCAACGCGGGCTCACGAGAAGCCCAAAGCTGCCCCCAACCCAAAGACCCAGACCCTTCCCACCAAAGGACCTGTTGAACGGCCCCATCTGCAGCCCATTAAATCCCTGCCTCTGCACAACCCATCCTCACGCTCACCCTCCCCTTCTCCGCTCCTCTCACCCATTCCCCGTTTCTTCTTCCCTTCGTCTTCTGTCCTAAAGTCCGTGACTAAGAGCTTGTACCCAAACTCTGCCCACTCTGTGCTGCAGGTCACTCCCCAAGGCTCTCCATTGCCCACTCCCCTGGGCACCCCTGTCCACCACCCTCaccacctctcctccacccctccctcctcctcctcgtcctcgtcctcctcgcgggcagagggaggaggaggtgtaggCTCTTTGTCACTGACCCCACCCTCCAGCCCAGGAGGGGGAAGCGGCATGGCGGCCAGCAGCTCTGCCCACTGGAGGACTCGGCTCAATTCTTTTAAGAATAATTTGCTAGGGTCGCCCCGGTTCCATCGCCGTAAACTGCAGG TTCCTACATCAGAAGATATGTCCAGTCTAACACCTGAGTCAAGTCCCGA ATTGGCTAAAAAATCGTGGTTTGGGAACTTTATCAGcttggagaaggaggagcagatctTCATGGTCATCAGAGACAAACCTCTGAGTTCTGTCAAGGCCGACATTGTCCATGCCTTTCTGTCC TCTGTCGgtctttctgcttcttctctgtctccccACCACACAGATCCCGTCGCTCAGTCACAGCGTCCTCTCGCAGACCAGCTTCCGGGCCGAGTACAAATCTTCCGGCGGTCCTTCCGTCTTCCAGAAGCCCGTCAAGTTCCAGGTGGACATTGCCTTCTCCGAGGgcgagagagacagggagaggacCGAGAGGGAGGGCAGGATGGAGACAGGGATCTACAGCGTGACTTTCACCCTCATATCAG GTCCGAGTCGCAGGTTCAGACGAGTGGTGGAAACGATTCAAGCTCAACTTCTCAGCTCTCATGA
- the brsk1a gene encoding serine/threonine-protein kinase BRSK2 isoform X7 codes for MSKELSLSQSAQYVGPYRLEKTLGKGQTGLVKLGVHCITGQKVAIKIVNREKLSESVLMKVEREIAILKLIEHPHVLKLHDVYENNKYLYLVLEHVSGGELFDYLVKKGRLTPKEARKFFRQIISALDFCHSHSICHRDLKPENLLLDEKNNIRIADFGMASLQVGDSLLETSCGSPHYACPEVIRGEKYDGRRADVWSCGVILFALLVGALPFDHDNLRQLLEKVKSGVFHMPHFIPPDCQSLLKGMIEVNPEKRLTLEAIQKHAWYQGGRNEPCPEQPPPRRVCVRRILSLTELDPDVLDSMYSLGCFRDRVKLTRDLQCEEENQEKMIYYLLLDRKERYPSYEDEDLPPRNDVDPPRKRVDSPMLTRHGRCRPERKSLEVLSVTEQGSPTPPRRALDTAAHSQRSRSVSGASTGLSSSPLSSPRVTPQGSPLPTPLGTPVHHPHHLSSTPPSSSSSSSSSRAEGGGGVGSLSLTPPSSPGGGSGMAASSSAHWRTRLNSFKNNLLGSPRFHRRKLQVPTSEDMSSLTPESSPELAKKSWFGNFISLEKEEQIFMVIRDKPLSSVKADIVHAFLSIPSLSHSVLSQTSFRAEYKSSGGPSVFQKPVKFQVDIAFSEGERDRERTEREGRMETGIYSVTFTLISGPSRRFRRVVETIQAQLLSSHDQPMVQTLCDPFPDETNGRPHGTPTRQNSRRSEGGGDRCDWGDRADGGGIGGSGVLQRRGSAKERTRLLSTNGTQSQP; via the exons ATGAGTAAGGAACTGTCTCTAAGTCAGTCAGCTCAGTATGTTGGGCCCTACCGACTGGAGAAAACTCTGGGGAAGGGACAGACTG GACTGGTCAAGCTTGGGGTGCATTGCATTACAGGTCAGAAGGTAGCGATCAAAATAGTCAACAGAGAGAAGCTGTCGGAGTCGGTCCTGATGAAG GTTGAGAGGGAGATTGCCATTCTGAAACTGATCGAGCATCCGCATGTATTGAAGCTGCATGACGTTTACGAGAATAATAAATACCT GTACCTGGTGTTGGAGCATGTGTCAGGAGGAGAGCTGTTTGACTACCTGGTTAAGAAGGGCCGGCTGACTCCCAAAGAGGCCAGGAAGTTCTTTAGGCAGATCATCTCCGCTCTGGACTTCTGCCACAGTCATTCCATCTG ccacagagacCTGAAGCCAGAGAACCTGCTCCTGGATGAGAAGAACAACATTCGTATCGCTGACTTTGGTATGGCCTCTCTACAGGTGGGAGACAGTCTCCTAGAGACCAGCTGTGG aTCGCCACATTATGCGTGCCCTGAAGTTATACGA GGAGAGAAATATGATGGCCGGAGAGCAGACGTGTGGAGTTGTGGAGTCATCCTCTTTGCTCTCCTGGTG GGCGCTCTTCCTTTTGACCATGACAATTTGCGTCAGCTCCTGGAGAAGGTGAAGAGCGGGGTGTTTCACATGCCCCATTTTATCCCTCCGGACTGCCAGTCTCTGCTCAAGGGCATGATCGAGGTCAACCCCGAAAAGAGGCTCACG CTAGAGGCCATCCAGAAACACGCCTGGTATCA gGGTGGTCGTAATGAGCCGTGTCCTGAGCAGCCTCCTCccaggagagtgtgtgtgagacgaaTCTTGTCTCTGACTGAACTGGATCCAGATGTGTTGGACAGCATGTACTCACTGGGTTGTTTCAGAGACAGAGTCAAGCTCACGCGTGACTTGCAATGCGAAGA AGAAAATCAGGAGAAAATGATTTATTACCTACTGCTGGACAGGAAGGAGCGATACCCCAGCTATGAGGATGAGGACTTGCCTCCACGCAATGACGTAG accCTCCCCGAAAGCGTGTCGACTCTCCTATGCTGACACGCCACGGTCGCTGTCGTCCGGAGAGAAAAAGCCTCGAAGTTCTGAGTGTTACTGAACAGGGGTCTCCTACTCCACCCCGCAGGGCCCTGGACACGGCTGCACACAGCCAGAG GTCTCGCTCAGTCAGTGGAGCATCAACTggcctctcctccagcccccTCAGCAGTCCCAGG GTCACTCCCCAAGGCTCTCCATTGCCCACTCCCCTGGGCACCCCTGTCCACCACCCTCaccacctctcctccacccctccctcctcctcctcgtcctcgtcctcctcgcgggcagagggaggaggaggtgtaggCTCTTTGTCACTGACCCCACCCTCCAGCCCAGGAGGGGGAAGCGGCATGGCGGCCAGCAGCTCTGCCCACTGGAGGACTCGGCTCAATTCTTTTAAGAATAATTTGCTAGGGTCGCCCCGGTTCCATCGCCGTAAACTGCAGG TTCCTACATCAGAAGATATGTCCAGTCTAACACCTGAGTCAAGTCCCGA ATTGGCTAAAAAATCGTGGTTTGGGAACTTTATCAGcttggagaaggaggagcagatctTCATGGTCATCAGAGACAAACCTCTGAGTTCTGTCAAGGCCGACATTGTCCATGCCTTTCTGTCC ATCCCGTCGCTCAGTCACAGCGTCCTCTCGCAGACCAGCTTCCGGGCCGAGTACAAATCTTCCGGCGGTCCTTCCGTCTTCCAGAAGCCCGTCAAGTTCCAGGTGGACATTGCCTTCTCCGAGGgcgagagagacagggagaggacCGAGAGGGAGGGCAGGATGGAGACAGGGATCTACAGCGTGACTTTCACCCTCATATCAG GTCCGAGTCGCAGGTTCAGACGAGTGGTGGAAACGATTCAAGCTCAACTTCTCAGCTCTCATGATCAACCCATGGTGCAAACCTTATG TGATCCCTTCCCAGATGAGACGAATGGACGGCCCCACGGCACCCCCACCCGCCAAAACTCGAGGCGGTCCGAGGGTGGGGGTGACAGGTGTGATTGGGGAGACCGAGCAGATGGCGGAGGCATCGGCGGCAGCGGGGTCCTTCAGCGCAGAGGCTCAGCAAAAGAGAGAACCCGACTGCTTTCCACCAACGGAACCCAATCGCAACCATAA
- the brsk1a gene encoding serine/threonine-protein kinase BRSK2 isoform X6, with product MSKELSLSQSAQYVGPYRLEKTLGKGQTGLVKLGVHCITGQKVAIKIVNREKLSESVLMKVEREIAILKLIEHPHVLKLHDVYENNKYLYLVLEHVSGGELFDYLVKKGRLTPKEARKFFRQIISALDFCHSHSICHRDLKPENLLLDEKNNIRIADFGMASLQVGDSLLETSCGSPHYACPEVIRGEKYDGRRADVWSCGVILFALLVGALPFDHDNLRQLLEKVKSGVFHMPHFIPPDCQSLLKGMIEVNPEKRLTLEAIQKHAWYQGGRNEPCPEQPPPRRVCVRRILSLTELDPDVLDSMYSLGCFRDRVKLTRDLQCEEENQEKMIYYLLLDRKERYPSYEDEDLPPRNDVADPPRKRVDSPMLTRHGRCRPERKSLEVLSVTEQGSPTPPRRALDTAAHSQRSRSVSGASTGLSSSPLSSPRVTPQGSPLPTPLGTPVHHPHHLSSTPPSSSSSSSSSRAEGGGGVGSLSLTPPSSPGGGSGMAASSSAHWRTRLNSFKNNLLGSPRFHRRKLQVPTSEDMSSLTPESSPELAKKSWFGNFISLEKEEQIFMVIRDKPLSSVKADIVHAFLSIPSLSHSVLSQTSFRAEYKSSGGPSVFQKPVKFQVDIAFSEGERDRERTEREGRMETGIYSVTFTLISGPSRRFRRVVETIQAQLLSSHDQPMVQTLCDPFPDETNGRPHGTPTRQNSRRSEGGGDRCDWGDRADGGGIGGSGVLQRRGSAKERTRLLSTNGTQSQP from the exons ATGAGTAAGGAACTGTCTCTAAGTCAGTCAGCTCAGTATGTTGGGCCCTACCGACTGGAGAAAACTCTGGGGAAGGGACAGACTG GACTGGTCAAGCTTGGGGTGCATTGCATTACAGGTCAGAAGGTAGCGATCAAAATAGTCAACAGAGAGAAGCTGTCGGAGTCGGTCCTGATGAAG GTTGAGAGGGAGATTGCCATTCTGAAACTGATCGAGCATCCGCATGTATTGAAGCTGCATGACGTTTACGAGAATAATAAATACCT GTACCTGGTGTTGGAGCATGTGTCAGGAGGAGAGCTGTTTGACTACCTGGTTAAGAAGGGCCGGCTGACTCCCAAAGAGGCCAGGAAGTTCTTTAGGCAGATCATCTCCGCTCTGGACTTCTGCCACAGTCATTCCATCTG ccacagagacCTGAAGCCAGAGAACCTGCTCCTGGATGAGAAGAACAACATTCGTATCGCTGACTTTGGTATGGCCTCTCTACAGGTGGGAGACAGTCTCCTAGAGACCAGCTGTGG aTCGCCACATTATGCGTGCCCTGAAGTTATACGA GGAGAGAAATATGATGGCCGGAGAGCAGACGTGTGGAGTTGTGGAGTCATCCTCTTTGCTCTCCTGGTG GGCGCTCTTCCTTTTGACCATGACAATTTGCGTCAGCTCCTGGAGAAGGTGAAGAGCGGGGTGTTTCACATGCCCCATTTTATCCCTCCGGACTGCCAGTCTCTGCTCAAGGGCATGATCGAGGTCAACCCCGAAAAGAGGCTCACG CTAGAGGCCATCCAGAAACACGCCTGGTATCA gGGTGGTCGTAATGAGCCGTGTCCTGAGCAGCCTCCTCccaggagagtgtgtgtgagacgaaTCTTGTCTCTGACTGAACTGGATCCAGATGTGTTGGACAGCATGTACTCACTGGGTTGTTTCAGAGACAGAGTCAAGCTCACGCGTGACTTGCAATGCGAAGA AGAAAATCAGGAGAAAATGATTTATTACCTACTGCTGGACAGGAAGGAGCGATACCCCAGCTATGAGGATGAGGACTTGCCTCCACGCAATGACGTAG cagaccCTCCCCGAAAGCGTGTCGACTCTCCTATGCTGACACGCCACGGTCGCTGTCGTCCGGAGAGAAAAAGCCTCGAAGTTCTGAGTGTTACTGAACAGGGGTCTCCTACTCCACCCCGCAGGGCCCTGGACACGGCTGCACACAGCCAGAG GTCTCGCTCAGTCAGTGGAGCATCAACTggcctctcctccagcccccTCAGCAGTCCCAGG GTCACTCCCCAAGGCTCTCCATTGCCCACTCCCCTGGGCACCCCTGTCCACCACCCTCaccacctctcctccacccctccctcctcctcctcgtcctcgtcctcctcgcgggcagagggaggaggaggtgtaggCTCTTTGTCACTGACCCCACCCTCCAGCCCAGGAGGGGGAAGCGGCATGGCGGCCAGCAGCTCTGCCCACTGGAGGACTCGGCTCAATTCTTTTAAGAATAATTTGCTAGGGTCGCCCCGGTTCCATCGCCGTAAACTGCAGG TTCCTACATCAGAAGATATGTCCAGTCTAACACCTGAGTCAAGTCCCGA ATTGGCTAAAAAATCGTGGTTTGGGAACTTTATCAGcttggagaaggaggagcagatctTCATGGTCATCAGAGACAAACCTCTGAGTTCTGTCAAGGCCGACATTGTCCATGCCTTTCTGTCC ATCCCGTCGCTCAGTCACAGCGTCCTCTCGCAGACCAGCTTCCGGGCCGAGTACAAATCTTCCGGCGGTCCTTCCGTCTTCCAGAAGCCCGTCAAGTTCCAGGTGGACATTGCCTTCTCCGAGGgcgagagagacagggagaggacCGAGAGGGAGGGCAGGATGGAGACAGGGATCTACAGCGTGACTTTCACCCTCATATCAG GTCCGAGTCGCAGGTTCAGACGAGTGGTGGAAACGATTCAAGCTCAACTTCTCAGCTCTCATGATCAACCCATGGTGCAAACCTTATG TGATCCCTTCCCAGATGAGACGAATGGACGGCCCCACGGCACCCCCACCCGCCAAAACTCGAGGCGGTCCGAGGGTGGGGGTGACAGGTGTGATTGGGGAGACCGAGCAGATGGCGGAGGCATCGGCGGCAGCGGGGTCCTTCAGCGCAGAGGCTCAGCAAAAGAGAGAACCCGACTGCTTTCCACCAACGGAACCCAATCGCAACCATAA
- the brsk1a gene encoding serine/threonine-protein kinase BRSK2 isoform X5 — protein MSKELSLSQSAQYVGPYRLEKTLGKGQTGLVKLGVHCITGQKVAIKIVNREKLSESVLMKVEREIAILKLIEHPHVLKLHDVYENNKYLYLVLEHVSGGELFDYLVKKGRLTPKEARKFFRQIISALDFCHSHSICHRDLKPENLLLDEKNNIRIADFGMASLQVGDSLLETSCGSPHYACPEVIRGEKYDGRRADVWSCGVILFALLVGALPFDHDNLRQLLEKVKSGVFHMPHFIPPDCQSLLKGMIEVNPEKRLTLEAIQKHAWYQGGRNEPCPEQPPPRRVCVRRILSLTELDPDVLDSMYSLGCFRDRVKLTRDLQCEEENQEKMIYYLLLDRKERYPSYEDEDLPPRNDVGQSLGGRRNPLMEDPPRKRVDSPMLTRHGRCRPERKSLEVLSVTEQGSPTPPRRALDTAAHSQRSRSVSGASTGLSSSPLSSPRVTPQGSPLPTPLGTPVHHPHHLSSTPPSSSSSSSSSRAEGGGGVGSLSLTPPSSPGGGSGMAASSSAHWRTRLNSFKNNLLGSPRFHRRKLQVPTSEDMSSLTPESSPELAKKSWFGNFISLEKEEQIFMVIRDKPLSSVKADIVHAFLSIPSLSHSVLSQTSFRAEYKSSGGPSVFQKPVKFQVDIAFSEGERDRERTEREGRMETGIYSVTFTLISGPSRRFRRVVETIQAQLLSSHDQPMVQTLCDPFPDETNGRPHGTPTRQNSRRSEGGGDRCDWGDRADGGGIGGSGVLQRRGSAKERTRLLSTNGTQSQP, from the exons ATGAGTAAGGAACTGTCTCTAAGTCAGTCAGCTCAGTATGTTGGGCCCTACCGACTGGAGAAAACTCTGGGGAAGGGACAGACTG GACTGGTCAAGCTTGGGGTGCATTGCATTACAGGTCAGAAGGTAGCGATCAAAATAGTCAACAGAGAGAAGCTGTCGGAGTCGGTCCTGATGAAG GTTGAGAGGGAGATTGCCATTCTGAAACTGATCGAGCATCCGCATGTATTGAAGCTGCATGACGTTTACGAGAATAATAAATACCT GTACCTGGTGTTGGAGCATGTGTCAGGAGGAGAGCTGTTTGACTACCTGGTTAAGAAGGGCCGGCTGACTCCCAAAGAGGCCAGGAAGTTCTTTAGGCAGATCATCTCCGCTCTGGACTTCTGCCACAGTCATTCCATCTG ccacagagacCTGAAGCCAGAGAACCTGCTCCTGGATGAGAAGAACAACATTCGTATCGCTGACTTTGGTATGGCCTCTCTACAGGTGGGAGACAGTCTCCTAGAGACCAGCTGTGG aTCGCCACATTATGCGTGCCCTGAAGTTATACGA GGAGAGAAATATGATGGCCGGAGAGCAGACGTGTGGAGTTGTGGAGTCATCCTCTTTGCTCTCCTGGTG GGCGCTCTTCCTTTTGACCATGACAATTTGCGTCAGCTCCTGGAGAAGGTGAAGAGCGGGGTGTTTCACATGCCCCATTTTATCCCTCCGGACTGCCAGTCTCTGCTCAAGGGCATGATCGAGGTCAACCCCGAAAAGAGGCTCACG CTAGAGGCCATCCAGAAACACGCCTGGTATCA gGGTGGTCGTAATGAGCCGTGTCCTGAGCAGCCTCCTCccaggagagtgtgtgtgagacgaaTCTTGTCTCTGACTGAACTGGATCCAGATGTGTTGGACAGCATGTACTCACTGGGTTGTTTCAGAGACAGAGTCAAGCTCACGCGTGACTTGCAATGCGAAGA AGAAAATCAGGAGAAAATGATTTATTACCTACTGCTGGACAGGAAGGAGCGATACCCCAGCTATGAGGATGAGGACTTGCCTCCACGCAATGACGTAGGTCAGTCATTAGGGGGCAGGAGGAACCCACTGATGGAAG accCTCCCCGAAAGCGTGTCGACTCTCCTATGCTGACACGCCACGGTCGCTGTCGTCCGGAGAGAAAAAGCCTCGAAGTTCTGAGTGTTACTGAACAGGGGTCTCCTACTCCACCCCGCAGGGCCCTGGACACGGCTGCACACAGCCAGAG GTCTCGCTCAGTCAGTGGAGCATCAACTggcctctcctccagcccccTCAGCAGTCCCAGG GTCACTCCCCAAGGCTCTCCATTGCCCACTCCCCTGGGCACCCCTGTCCACCACCCTCaccacctctcctccacccctccctcctcctcctcgtcctcgtcctcctcgcgggcagagggaggaggaggtgtaggCTCTTTGTCACTGACCCCACCCTCCAGCCCAGGAGGGGGAAGCGGCATGGCGGCCAGCAGCTCTGCCCACTGGAGGACTCGGCTCAATTCTTTTAAGAATAATTTGCTAGGGTCGCCCCGGTTCCATCGCCGTAAACTGCAGG TTCCTACATCAGAAGATATGTCCAGTCTAACACCTGAGTCAAGTCCCGA ATTGGCTAAAAAATCGTGGTTTGGGAACTTTATCAGcttggagaaggaggagcagatctTCATGGTCATCAGAGACAAACCTCTGAGTTCTGTCAAGGCCGACATTGTCCATGCCTTTCTGTCC ATCCCGTCGCTCAGTCACAGCGTCCTCTCGCAGACCAGCTTCCGGGCCGAGTACAAATCTTCCGGCGGTCCTTCCGTCTTCCAGAAGCCCGTCAAGTTCCAGGTGGACATTGCCTTCTCCGAGGgcgagagagacagggagaggacCGAGAGGGAGGGCAGGATGGAGACAGGGATCTACAGCGTGACTTTCACCCTCATATCAG GTCCGAGTCGCAGGTTCAGACGAGTGGTGGAAACGATTCAAGCTCAACTTCTCAGCTCTCATGATCAACCCATGGTGCAAACCTTATG TGATCCCTTCCCAGATGAGACGAATGGACGGCCCCACGGCACCCCCACCCGCCAAAACTCGAGGCGGTCCGAGGGTGGGGGTGACAGGTGTGATTGGGGAGACCGAGCAGATGGCGGAGGCATCGGCGGCAGCGGGGTCCTTCAGCGCAGAGGCTCAGCAAAAGAGAGAACCCGACTGCTTTCCACCAACGGAACCCAATCGCAACCATAA